The Chelonia mydas isolate rCheMyd1 chromosome 1, rCheMyd1.pri.v2, whole genome shotgun sequence nucleotide sequence TCACCTAGTACCAGCTTCTAGAGGTATTGGTGTGTGACTATATATTTGGTCACAAGTGACATTTTTACATGGCACCAAGTATTGCAACATTATTGCCCCAAGTGGTTTTAATTGAAGCAGTACTAATGAGTTATTTGTAAGCTTGGGGAAGTTAGAAATACAATCTTAACACACAGAACAATGGAGCACAGCATCCCTTTAAAGATTTGTGACAAATGCAGAAAGTAAATAGTAGAAATGAACTATTGCCACTTTAACCAGTCCTTTCATAACTTTTCCCTCACTGGCCCACAGCTTCTTCCTAAACAGCTGACTGGGTCTCACTACAGATGTATATTGTACTTGGCTGGATTCTCCTCTTTGTTCGTCCAGGCACTTTAGGAAGGATCTTGAATGTTTTAGGCATGAACTCCATGCAGGCCTCACGGAATTTCTTGATTCTCCAGCAGTAGACGACAGGGTTAAACACTGACTTGAGGTAACTCAGCCACAAGATGTAGGTGCTGGTGATGTAGAAAGAAGGGCTGTAGTAGAACTGTCTGCTAAACACAGAGAGCAAGCTGAACACGGTGTGTGGAAGCCAGCAGAGTGAAAAGCCAATGAACAGAATGAGAATTGTAGTGAAGGCTCTGGTTTTGAAGCTCATGTCCACATTCATCTGCTGAGGCTTCTGTAGTCCCATGAGGCTTAGTTTGCTCACCTGGCCCAAGCAAAGGCTCTCAGCATGGTTGTGGATCCTTAGGGCATTGCGCCGCACGGTATTTAGAATGCAAAGGTAAGAATACAGCATGACACTGAAAGGCATGAAGAAAACTGCCACAACTAGCATCACGGCATAAGCTCGGTCAGCAGGAAATTCAGTGTACCCCAGAACACACTGGGGAGCCCGGGCTGGTACTTCCACAAAGGTCCGTCCAATCACTGAAGGAAAGGAAATGCAGAAGGACAGTGCCCAAGACATGGCGATGAGGACTTTGGCACGGTGAGGGTTCAGCTTGTCTTGCCGCTGAACAATAATTAAGAAACGGTCCACACTAATGATCAAGAGTATAGAGACTCCTTCCAAGACAAATAACCAATAGAGCATAGCTGATATCCTACAGAAGTGAGCTCCGAAGTTCCAGTTCACTGTAATAATTGTAACTGCAGTAAAAGGCATGCAGAGCAAAGACAGCATGATGTCAGAAAAGGCCAAAGTTGCTAGCAGCAGGTTGATGGCTGAACGCATGGCTGCCTTCTGGTAGACAATGAGGCAGACAATGGCATTACCAAAAAATCCAACGGCAATCATGAATACCATTATTATTACCAACAATATCCTGAATGGGGCAGGCTGAGCTATGTAACTGGAGCCTATGGATGGGGTACTCTGATTGAGAGCAAGATCACTGTCTATGGGAGTGTCGTTGCATGCCATCCCTGACAAACATGAAGTGGGAGAAAGAAGAGCTAAAAAGTCTTCCTGTTAATGCTTTGATTGttgccattttttcatgttgcttGCCAGAAAAAGGCCATGGAGAAACGTCTGCAGATGGCTGTGGTTAAAATGGTTAAAATAGAGATCTGTCTTTgaggaaatatttttcagataTCAGGAGGGCTGAACAAAAGCTAATATTTAGCAAACAGCAAGTAACTTCAGGGTTTATTGGAGTTGGAGTTGAGTCCATCTTCAAGGACATTTGCTTGGTGAATCTCTGACCTAGAGAAAACAGGAAGGTGAATCAAAAAAGTCACTCTCTGCATCTGTTCAAGGACCATGGGATACATgcaatgatgatgatgaaattcCTTTAATCCTTATATGTAAAGATAGTCAGATGTCCTAACAGCACATGCTTCCAGTGTTCGATAAAAGAACTACATTTTCTAGTAAGACCACCAATATCAGTTTTATTTATTAGATACACTTAGACCCTCACATTACCTGGTCAGAGAAAACAAATGACTGAAGTTTCTGGATGTTTGAAtcatttttcaggttttcacTTATCAGGTCTTATTTCAAAGTTTCTGTGGTCTGCTCCACTATCTCTATTTATCAAATGGAAGGTCTAGTGTACTtcttcaaatccttcctgaaaACATTGTGTGGGTTAATATTCAGCCACTAAACTCCCCTGCCTACTCCATTGTCTGACTGTTGGTAGGATTAGGAATGCTAGAGAGGCCACATACTCCTTCTGTGGTAATATGCACCATAGAAATGCCTATGGAGAAAATAAATGACAAAtggaaacaagaaaaataagCCCCTGGAATGTCCAGAAGACACGTGATTACAAAGGAGAGAGGAAGTTATCTCCCTAGATTTATTTCTTATTCCCTGTCTCATCTCACAATTGTGCCTTCCCTGCCCTTCATACCTGGGTGCCTTTTACCTGTTTATGTACTCGTGTGTAAAACAGCACGTAATCCTACTCTGCTAATAGCAATACTacactgggctagattcacaaaaggacgtAAGCCCCTAACTGGCTACTATTCACCAACACAttttatgtacacacacacaccacattacTAAAGTGTTATGCACCACTAATACTGTCCACATGATATTAAATATGAATTCTGTGTAGTTAGGCTACCTGACATATATCATGTTCTTCCTGTAATTCTGTTCACCTATGCCAAGTATCCCACAACACTTCGCAAAGCTAAAGTCAGCTTTGGCACTGGAAAACAGGAAACCTGTTAAAGGCAATATACAGTTGTGGTTTGTCCTGGTACAAGTATGGAGATATCTGCATGGGCAATTAGTTTGGAATACAGTACCCAAAACAGCAAAGGAAAGGTACACCATGGTGCCAGAAGAACAAGACAAAAAGCTGGTTGGTTAAATTTCGTCACAGCGTACCCTCTAACTTGTAAAGAGGTTACTGTATTTATGTAGTCTCACATGCATGATATGGGAGCACAACTGTGAACAGTGAACTGCATGTCTTTAGACAATAAGTGAGTGGAGCTTGGTTATTTGATCTCTTGAACTTTTTTAATATTGAACCACAAGCTTAGTCAAGATCATTTGGCTATATTTTGAGAAATACAAGTTACGAGCCTAAATCCCCAAATCAGGCCTGACTATGATTCAAACCTCCCCGCTCAGCAGCCTCCAGACTTTGTAGGTGCCTATACAACCTCTCTTGGCACCTATATTATTGCACTAGAcattccctaggcacctatgGTCCCACATCTGCACATGCTCACTGCAACTCCATGCTCACTGTCCGgttgcctaagccccagagtgatacATGAACTGGGGGATGATAGGCATTCCTCTACTAAACTTGCTTGTGGGGCCGTAGCTGGTAAGTGTGCTCAAACTCACCTAGTGCATCAGGTTCTATAGGCACGCTTACACAAAATGgtgagggaaaggaggggagggcACACCCCctaacttttagtccagtggttagggtactcacatTGGAAGAGACCCCGGCGTCAAGTCCTGCCTACCTGTGAGGAGAGAGGATTTAAATGGGGATTTGCCATCTCTTAGCTGTGAGGCTCCtttagtctctcctgttgaagttgttccactgtggataaataagagTCACTGGCTGAGTGTGCACACAAAAATGACTTTTGCCTAATGGTTACCGCACCCACCCGGGATGTGGAAGAGCCATGACTGAGCCCCCCTGTTGTGATAACACTTTATCCCCAATaggacagcttcaacaggagaaattgaggCCACCCACAACAGACTACCCACAGCTCACGGGTTAGGGCACTCAACTGTGCTGTGgcagatcccagttcaaatcccaaGAGAAGGGGCTTCAACCAGGTGTATCTTGACAGTAGAACTGCAGTCAGCGGTCCCGTCGGGACTATTTTTTGACTGGACAATAGAAATTCAAGGAGTTAGGCTGGAAGAAATTAGGCTAGAACTGTCTggagggtttaataaagttccacttgttcaaatGAACCTAcattcagcatctctctgtgaagGAAACAGCAGCTGAGTACCCGGAGCATGGGACTAAAAGTTGTAAGGGAGGtcttccctctcccactgctGTGTGGAAAAAATCCACTTTAGGTACCGATCTCAGTTGTAAAGCTTCggagttaggcacctatctccctgACAGGGGTGGGGCTTAGTGCACACCCCTCACAGtggtgtgctggcttttgtgaattgccCCTTCACCATCTAGGGAGCTTAGACGCCTAACTCAAGATTTGTGATCGCAatgtgttcctgtgatttttctaggcaccgaAGTACCTTTGTGACTCTAGGTTTAAATGATTCCTTGGGATTTGGAAAGATTTCTAGTTGTAGCTTTACTTCTAACTGCAGTACCCTTCTAATTATTCTGTTAATATTTATTCAGGGTCCTTCCCTCTGCTTTGGTGGCTGTGCTAGCTCATAAACAAGTGTTAAATATTAGATAAGCCTGTGTGTACCTTCCAAATGATGGACAAACTTTTGTTTGAGTAtcataactggaaaaaaaaatgaatttccaAACCCATAACTATAGTCTGGGAAGAGCATTTGCTGTCCATAAGTAAATGACTCAAATGTCTTCCCCATTTAGGTCCATTATATTAAATGGATCCATTAACAGTGTTTCAAAACACGTGAACACTCTGCACAGGCACACACATCACCATAGGCTCATTAATTCATCTTTTGTAAAAGTCTAATATGACTAATTTCAATGCCACAGCAAGAATTTCCAGTATTTCACCTCATCTATATTGTTTCCAAGGACT carries:
- the GPR45 gene encoding probable G-protein coupled receptor 45, encoding MACNDTPIDSDLALNQSTPSIGSSYIAQPAPFRILLVIIMVFMIAVGFFGNAIVCLIVYQKAAMRSAINLLLATLAFSDIMLSLLCMPFTAVTIITVNWNFGAHFCRISAMLYWLFVLEGVSILLIISVDRFLIIVQRQDKLNPHRAKVLIAMSWALSFCISFPSVIGRTFVEVPARAPQCVLGYTEFPADRAYAVMLVVAVFFMPFSVMLYSYLCILNTVRRNALRIHNHAESLCLGQVSKLSLMGLQKPQQMNVDMSFKTRAFTTILILFIGFSLCWLPHTVFSLLSVFSRQFYYSPSFYITSTYILWLSYLKSVFNPVVYCWRIKKFREACMEFMPKTFKILPKVPGRTKRRIQPSTIYICSETQSAV